Proteins encoded within one genomic window of Bombus terrestris chromosome 11, iyBomTerr1.2, whole genome shotgun sequence:
- the LOC100649266 gene encoding single-stranded DNA-binding protein 3 isoform X4, giving the protein MYSKGKGTTVPSDSQAREKLALYVYEYLLHVGAQKAAQTFLSEIRWEKNITLGEPPGFLHSWWCVFWDLYSAAPERRDSCEHSNEAKAFHDYGFVNSGYGVNGIAHNAGPAPSPIGQMPPNDGMPGGPMPPAFFPNNSTMRPSPPTHPSSQPSPQHPQPPPPPHSQMMSTQFMGPRYPAGPRPGVRMPQMGNDFNGPPGQPMMPNSMDPTRQGEAGEFVGWQAPPGMNPMNPRMNPPRGPGMGPMGPGSYGPGMRGPPPNSSLGPGGPGGPGMPPMSMAGPGGRQQWQPNTSTPMNYSSSSPGNYGGPPGSTGPPGPGTPIMPSPQDSSNSGGENMYTMMKPVPGGNMPGDFPMSGGPEGGPMGPMGPNTMGPVLNGDGLDGMKNSPANGGPGTPREDSGSGMGDYNLGGFGGPGENIDRLPFHIPLCTLPWKDVQ; this is encoded by the exons ATGTACTCGAAGGGGAAGGGGACTACGGTACCCTCAGATTCTCAAGCAAGAGAAAA gTTAGCCCTGTATGTGTACGAGTACTTATTACATGTTGGTGCACAAAAAGCGGCGCAGACATTTTTGTCAGAG ATACGATGGGAAAAAAATATCACTCTTGGTGAACCGCCTGGATTTTTGCATTCTTGGTGGTG tgTATTTTGGGACCTATATTCAGCAGCACCAGAACGAAGGGATTCCTGTGAACACAGCAATGAAGCCAAAGCTTTTCATGATTAT GGTTTTGTGAATAGCGGTTATGGTGTTAATGGTATTGCCCAT AATGCTGGTCCAGCGCCTTCACCTATAGGACAAATGCCACCCAATGATGGTATGCCTGGTGGTCCAATGCCTCCTGCTTTCTTTCCA AACAACTCGACAATGCGACCATCTCCGCCCACACACCCCTCATCACAGCCATCCCCCCAGCACCCCCAGCCACCCCCGCCTCCACACTCGCAGATGATGTCCACTCAG TTTATGGGTCCGAGATATCCTGCTGGTCCAAGACCTGGAGTGCGTATGCCACAAATGGGAAATGATTTTAATGgg ccaCCTGGACAACCAATGATGCCAAATAGTATGGACCCAACTAGGCAAG GCGAAGCTGGAGAATTTGTAGGGTGGCAAG cTCCTCCAGGCATGAATCCTATGAATCCAAGGATGAATCCTCCACGAGGACCAGGAATGGGTCCAATGGGACCGGGAAGTTATGGACCTGGAATGAGAGGACCACCACCTAATAGTAGTTTGGGACCTGGAGGTCCAGGAGGCCCTGGTATGCCACCAATGAGTATGGCTGGACCAGGGGGTAGACAACAATGGCAACCTAATACATCCACG ccAATGAATTATTCGTCATCATCACCTGGTAATTACGGAGGTCCACCTGGTTCAACAGGTCCTCCAGGTCCAGGTACACCAATTATGCCCAGCCCTCAAGATAGTAGTAATAGCGGTGGTGAAAATATGTATACCATGATGAAACCTGTACCTGGAGGAAATATGCCTGGT GACTTTCCAATGAGTGGTGGGCCAGAAGGTGGTCCGATGGGTCCTATGGGACCAAACACAATGGGTCCTGTGTTGAATGGTGATGGCCTTGATGGAATGAAAAACAGTCCAGCTAACGGTGGTCCTGGGACACCTCGGGAAGATAGTGGAAGTGGAATGGGTGATTATAATCTGGGTGGTTTTGGAGGCCCTGGTGAAAAT
- the LOC100649266 gene encoding single-stranded DNA-binding protein 3 isoform X1, which yields MYSKGKGTTVPSDSQAREKLALYVYEYLLHVGAQKAAQTFLSEIRWEKNITLGEPPGFLHSWWCVFWDLYSAAPERRDSCEHSNEAKAFHDYGFVNSGYGVNGIAHNAGPAPSPIGQMPPNDGMPGGPMPPAFFPNNSTMRPSPPTHPSSQPSPQHPQPPPPPHSQMMSTQFMGPRYPAGPRPGVRMPQMGNDFNGPPGQPMMPNSMDPTRQGEAGEFVGWQAPPGMNPMNPRMNPPRGPGMGPMGPGSYGPGMRGPPPNSSLGPGGPGGPGMPPMSMAGPGGRQQWQPNTSTPMNYSSSSPGNYGGPPGSTGPPGPGTPIMPSPQDSSNSGGENMYTMMKPVPGGNMPGDFPMSGGPEGGPMGPMGPNTMGPVLNGDGLDGMKNSPANGGPGTPREDSGSGMGDYNLGGFGGPGENDQTESAAILKIKESMQEEAKRFEKDSDHPDYYIQ from the exons ATGTACTCGAAGGGGAAGGGGACTACGGTACCCTCAGATTCTCAAGCAAGAGAAAA gTTAGCCCTGTATGTGTACGAGTACTTATTACATGTTGGTGCACAAAAAGCGGCGCAGACATTTTTGTCAGAG ATACGATGGGAAAAAAATATCACTCTTGGTGAACCGCCTGGATTTTTGCATTCTTGGTGGTG tgTATTTTGGGACCTATATTCAGCAGCACCAGAACGAAGGGATTCCTGTGAACACAGCAATGAAGCCAAAGCTTTTCATGATTAT GGTTTTGTGAATAGCGGTTATGGTGTTAATGGTATTGCCCAT AATGCTGGTCCAGCGCCTTCACCTATAGGACAAATGCCACCCAATGATGGTATGCCTGGTGGTCCAATGCCTCCTGCTTTCTTTCCA AACAACTCGACAATGCGACCATCTCCGCCCACACACCCCTCATCACAGCCATCCCCCCAGCACCCCCAGCCACCCCCGCCTCCACACTCGCAGATGATGTCCACTCAG TTTATGGGTCCGAGATATCCTGCTGGTCCAAGACCTGGAGTGCGTATGCCACAAATGGGAAATGATTTTAATGgg ccaCCTGGACAACCAATGATGCCAAATAGTATGGACCCAACTAGGCAAG GCGAAGCTGGAGAATTTGTAGGGTGGCAAG cTCCTCCAGGCATGAATCCTATGAATCCAAGGATGAATCCTCCACGAGGACCAGGAATGGGTCCAATGGGACCGGGAAGTTATGGACCTGGAATGAGAGGACCACCACCTAATAGTAGTTTGGGACCTGGAGGTCCAGGAGGCCCTGGTATGCCACCAATGAGTATGGCTGGACCAGGGGGTAGACAACAATGGCAACCTAATACATCCACG ccAATGAATTATTCGTCATCATCACCTGGTAATTACGGAGGTCCACCTGGTTCAACAGGTCCTCCAGGTCCAGGTACACCAATTATGCCCAGCCCTCAAGATAGTAGTAATAGCGGTGGTGAAAATATGTATACCATGATGAAACCTGTACCTGGAGGAAATATGCCTGGT GACTTTCCAATGAGTGGTGGGCCAGAAGGTGGTCCGATGGGTCCTATGGGACCAAACACAATGGGTCCTGTGTTGAATGGTGATGGCCTTGATGGAATGAAAAACAGTCCAGCTAACGGTGGTCCTGGGACACCTCGGGAAGATAGTGGAAGTGGAATGGGTGATTATAATCTGGGTGGTTTTGGAGGCCCTGGTGAAAAT
- the LOC100649266 gene encoding single-stranded DNA-binding protein 3 isoform X3, whose translation MYSKGKGTTVPSDSQAREKLALYVYEYLLHVGAQKAAQTFLSEIRWEKNITLGEPPGFLHSWWCVFWDLYSAAPERRDSCEHSNEAKAFHDYGFVNSGYGVNGIAHNAGPAPSPIGQMPPNDGMPGGPMPPAFFPNNSTMRPSPPTHPSSQPSPQHPQPPPPPHSQMMSTQFMGPRYPAGPRPGVRMPQMGNDFNGPPGQPMMPNSMDPTRQGEAGEFVGWQAPPGMNPMNPRMNPPRGPGMGPMGPGSYGPGMRGPPPNSSLGPGGPGGPGMPPMSMAGPGGRQQWQPNTSTPMNYSSSSPGNYGGPPGSTGPPGPGTPIMPSPQDSSNSGGENMYTMMKPVPGGNMPGDFPMSGGPEGGPMGPMGPNTMGPVLNGDGLDGMKNSPANGGPGTPREDSGSGMGDYNLGGFGGPGENLGERISWQSGRMEKLMDYIW comes from the exons ATGTACTCGAAGGGGAAGGGGACTACGGTACCCTCAGATTCTCAAGCAAGAGAAAA gTTAGCCCTGTATGTGTACGAGTACTTATTACATGTTGGTGCACAAAAAGCGGCGCAGACATTTTTGTCAGAG ATACGATGGGAAAAAAATATCACTCTTGGTGAACCGCCTGGATTTTTGCATTCTTGGTGGTG tgTATTTTGGGACCTATATTCAGCAGCACCAGAACGAAGGGATTCCTGTGAACACAGCAATGAAGCCAAAGCTTTTCATGATTAT GGTTTTGTGAATAGCGGTTATGGTGTTAATGGTATTGCCCAT AATGCTGGTCCAGCGCCTTCACCTATAGGACAAATGCCACCCAATGATGGTATGCCTGGTGGTCCAATGCCTCCTGCTTTCTTTCCA AACAACTCGACAATGCGACCATCTCCGCCCACACACCCCTCATCACAGCCATCCCCCCAGCACCCCCAGCCACCCCCGCCTCCACACTCGCAGATGATGTCCACTCAG TTTATGGGTCCGAGATATCCTGCTGGTCCAAGACCTGGAGTGCGTATGCCACAAATGGGAAATGATTTTAATGgg ccaCCTGGACAACCAATGATGCCAAATAGTATGGACCCAACTAGGCAAG GCGAAGCTGGAGAATTTGTAGGGTGGCAAG cTCCTCCAGGCATGAATCCTATGAATCCAAGGATGAATCCTCCACGAGGACCAGGAATGGGTCCAATGGGACCGGGAAGTTATGGACCTGGAATGAGAGGACCACCACCTAATAGTAGTTTGGGACCTGGAGGTCCAGGAGGCCCTGGTATGCCACCAATGAGTATGGCTGGACCAGGGGGTAGACAACAATGGCAACCTAATACATCCACG ccAATGAATTATTCGTCATCATCACCTGGTAATTACGGAGGTCCACCTGGTTCAACAGGTCCTCCAGGTCCAGGTACACCAATTATGCCCAGCCCTCAAGATAGTAGTAATAGCGGTGGTGAAAATATGTATACCATGATGAAACCTGTACCTGGAGGAAATATGCCTGGT GACTTTCCAATGAGTGGTGGGCCAGAAGGTGGTCCGATGGGTCCTATGGGACCAAACACAATGGGTCCTGTGTTGAATGGTGATGGCCTTGATGGAATGAAAAACAGTCCAGCTAACGGTGGTCCTGGGACACCTCGGGAAGATAGTGGAAGTGGAATGGGTGATTATAATCTGGGTGGTTTTGGAGGCCCTGGTGAAAAT
- the LOC100649266 gene encoding single-stranded DNA-binding protein 3 isoform X2, translating into MYSKGKGTTVPSDSQAREKLALYVYEYLLHVGAQKAAQTFLSEIRWEKNITLGEPPGFLHSWWCVFWDLYSAAPERRDSCEHSNEAKAFHDYGFVNSGYGVNGIAHNAGPAPSPIGQMPPNDGMPGGPMPPAFFPNNSTMRPSPPTHPSSQPSPQHPQPPPPPHSQMMSTQFMGPRYPAGPRPGVRMPQMGNDFNGPPGQPMMPNSMDPTRQAPPGMNPMNPRMNPPRGPGMGPMGPGSYGPGMRGPPPNSSLGPGGPGGPGMPPMSMAGPGGRQQWQPNTSTPMNYSSSSPGNYGGPPGSTGPPGPGTPIMPSPQDSSNSGGENMYTMMKPVPGGNMPGDFPMSGGPEGGPMGPMGPNTMGPVLNGDGLDGMKNSPANGGPGTPREDSGSGMGDYNLGGFGGPGENDQTESAAILKIKESMQEEAKRFEKDSDHPDYYIQ; encoded by the exons ATGTACTCGAAGGGGAAGGGGACTACGGTACCCTCAGATTCTCAAGCAAGAGAAAA gTTAGCCCTGTATGTGTACGAGTACTTATTACATGTTGGTGCACAAAAAGCGGCGCAGACATTTTTGTCAGAG ATACGATGGGAAAAAAATATCACTCTTGGTGAACCGCCTGGATTTTTGCATTCTTGGTGGTG tgTATTTTGGGACCTATATTCAGCAGCACCAGAACGAAGGGATTCCTGTGAACACAGCAATGAAGCCAAAGCTTTTCATGATTAT GGTTTTGTGAATAGCGGTTATGGTGTTAATGGTATTGCCCAT AATGCTGGTCCAGCGCCTTCACCTATAGGACAAATGCCACCCAATGATGGTATGCCTGGTGGTCCAATGCCTCCTGCTTTCTTTCCA AACAACTCGACAATGCGACCATCTCCGCCCACACACCCCTCATCACAGCCATCCCCCCAGCACCCCCAGCCACCCCCGCCTCCACACTCGCAGATGATGTCCACTCAG TTTATGGGTCCGAGATATCCTGCTGGTCCAAGACCTGGAGTGCGTATGCCACAAATGGGAAATGATTTTAATGgg ccaCCTGGACAACCAATGATGCCAAATAGTATGGACCCAACTAGGCAAG cTCCTCCAGGCATGAATCCTATGAATCCAAGGATGAATCCTCCACGAGGACCAGGAATGGGTCCAATGGGACCGGGAAGTTATGGACCTGGAATGAGAGGACCACCACCTAATAGTAGTTTGGGACCTGGAGGTCCAGGAGGCCCTGGTATGCCACCAATGAGTATGGCTGGACCAGGGGGTAGACAACAATGGCAACCTAATACATCCACG ccAATGAATTATTCGTCATCATCACCTGGTAATTACGGAGGTCCACCTGGTTCAACAGGTCCTCCAGGTCCAGGTACACCAATTATGCCCAGCCCTCAAGATAGTAGTAATAGCGGTGGTGAAAATATGTATACCATGATGAAACCTGTACCTGGAGGAAATATGCCTGGT GACTTTCCAATGAGTGGTGGGCCAGAAGGTGGTCCGATGGGTCCTATGGGACCAAACACAATGGGTCCTGTGTTGAATGGTGATGGCCTTGATGGAATGAAAAACAGTCCAGCTAACGGTGGTCCTGGGACACCTCGGGAAGATAGTGGAAGTGGAATGGGTGATTATAATCTGGGTGGTTTTGGAGGCCCTGGTGAAAAT
- the LOC100649266 gene encoding single-stranded DNA-binding protein 3 isoform X7 encodes MYSKGKGTTVPSDSQAREKLALYVYEYLLHVGAQKAAQTFLSEIRWEKNITLGEPPGFLHSWWCVFWDLYSAAPERRDSCEHSNEAKAFHDYGFVNSGYGVNGIAHNAGPAPSPIGQMPPNDGMPGGPMPPAFFPFMGPRYPAGPRPGVRMPQMGNDFNGPPGQPMMPNSMDPTRQGEAGEFVGWQAPPGMNPMNPRMNPPRGPGMGPMGPGSYGPGMRGPPPNSSLGPGGPGGPGMPPMSMAGPGGRQQWQPNTSTPMNYSSSSPGNYGGPPGSTGPPGPGTPIMPSPQDSSNSGGENMYTMMKPVPGGNMPGDFPMSGGPEGGPMGPMGPNTMGPVLNGDGLDGMKNSPANGGPGTPREDSGSGMGDYNLGGFGGPGENDQTESAAILKIKESMQEEAKRFEKDSDHPDYYIQ; translated from the exons ATGTACTCGAAGGGGAAGGGGACTACGGTACCCTCAGATTCTCAAGCAAGAGAAAA gTTAGCCCTGTATGTGTACGAGTACTTATTACATGTTGGTGCACAAAAAGCGGCGCAGACATTTTTGTCAGAG ATACGATGGGAAAAAAATATCACTCTTGGTGAACCGCCTGGATTTTTGCATTCTTGGTGGTG tgTATTTTGGGACCTATATTCAGCAGCACCAGAACGAAGGGATTCCTGTGAACACAGCAATGAAGCCAAAGCTTTTCATGATTAT GGTTTTGTGAATAGCGGTTATGGTGTTAATGGTATTGCCCAT AATGCTGGTCCAGCGCCTTCACCTATAGGACAAATGCCACCCAATGATGGTATGCCTGGTGGTCCAATGCCTCCTGCTTTCTTTCCA TTTATGGGTCCGAGATATCCTGCTGGTCCAAGACCTGGAGTGCGTATGCCACAAATGGGAAATGATTTTAATGgg ccaCCTGGACAACCAATGATGCCAAATAGTATGGACCCAACTAGGCAAG GCGAAGCTGGAGAATTTGTAGGGTGGCAAG cTCCTCCAGGCATGAATCCTATGAATCCAAGGATGAATCCTCCACGAGGACCAGGAATGGGTCCAATGGGACCGGGAAGTTATGGACCTGGAATGAGAGGACCACCACCTAATAGTAGTTTGGGACCTGGAGGTCCAGGAGGCCCTGGTATGCCACCAATGAGTATGGCTGGACCAGGGGGTAGACAACAATGGCAACCTAATACATCCACG ccAATGAATTATTCGTCATCATCACCTGGTAATTACGGAGGTCCACCTGGTTCAACAGGTCCTCCAGGTCCAGGTACACCAATTATGCCCAGCCCTCAAGATAGTAGTAATAGCGGTGGTGAAAATATGTATACCATGATGAAACCTGTACCTGGAGGAAATATGCCTGGT GACTTTCCAATGAGTGGTGGGCCAGAAGGTGGTCCGATGGGTCCTATGGGACCAAACACAATGGGTCCTGTGTTGAATGGTGATGGCCTTGATGGAATGAAAAACAGTCCAGCTAACGGTGGTCCTGGGACACCTCGGGAAGATAGTGGAAGTGGAATGGGTGATTATAATCTGGGTGGTTTTGGAGGCCCTGGTGAAAAT
- the LOC100649266 gene encoding single-stranded DNA-binding protein 3 isoform X8, with the protein MYSKGKGTTVPSDSQAREKLALYVYEYLLHVGAQKAAQTFLSEIRWEKNITLGEPPGFLHSWWCVFWDLYSAAPERRDSCEHSNEAKAFHDYGFVNSGYGVNGIAHNAGPAPSPIGQMPPNDGMPGGPMPPAFFPFMGPRYPAGPRPGVRMPQMGNDFNGPPGQPMMPNSMDPTRQAPPGMNPMNPRMNPPRGPGMGPMGPGSYGPGMRGPPPNSSLGPGGPGGPGMPPMSMAGPGGRQQWQPNTSTPMNYSSSSPGNYGGPPGSTGPPGPGTPIMPSPQDSSNSGGENMYTMMKPVPGGNMPGDFPMSGGPEGGPMGPMGPNTMGPVLNGDGLDGMKNSPANGGPGTPREDSGSGMGDYNLGGFGGPGENDQTESAAILKIKESMQEEAKRFEKDSDHPDYYIQ; encoded by the exons ATGTACTCGAAGGGGAAGGGGACTACGGTACCCTCAGATTCTCAAGCAAGAGAAAA gTTAGCCCTGTATGTGTACGAGTACTTATTACATGTTGGTGCACAAAAAGCGGCGCAGACATTTTTGTCAGAG ATACGATGGGAAAAAAATATCACTCTTGGTGAACCGCCTGGATTTTTGCATTCTTGGTGGTG tgTATTTTGGGACCTATATTCAGCAGCACCAGAACGAAGGGATTCCTGTGAACACAGCAATGAAGCCAAAGCTTTTCATGATTAT GGTTTTGTGAATAGCGGTTATGGTGTTAATGGTATTGCCCAT AATGCTGGTCCAGCGCCTTCACCTATAGGACAAATGCCACCCAATGATGGTATGCCTGGTGGTCCAATGCCTCCTGCTTTCTTTCCA TTTATGGGTCCGAGATATCCTGCTGGTCCAAGACCTGGAGTGCGTATGCCACAAATGGGAAATGATTTTAATGgg ccaCCTGGACAACCAATGATGCCAAATAGTATGGACCCAACTAGGCAAG cTCCTCCAGGCATGAATCCTATGAATCCAAGGATGAATCCTCCACGAGGACCAGGAATGGGTCCAATGGGACCGGGAAGTTATGGACCTGGAATGAGAGGACCACCACCTAATAGTAGTTTGGGACCTGGAGGTCCAGGAGGCCCTGGTATGCCACCAATGAGTATGGCTGGACCAGGGGGTAGACAACAATGGCAACCTAATACATCCACG ccAATGAATTATTCGTCATCATCACCTGGTAATTACGGAGGTCCACCTGGTTCAACAGGTCCTCCAGGTCCAGGTACACCAATTATGCCCAGCCCTCAAGATAGTAGTAATAGCGGTGGTGAAAATATGTATACCATGATGAAACCTGTACCTGGAGGAAATATGCCTGGT GACTTTCCAATGAGTGGTGGGCCAGAAGGTGGTCCGATGGGTCCTATGGGACCAAACACAATGGGTCCTGTGTTGAATGGTGATGGCCTTGATGGAATGAAAAACAGTCCAGCTAACGGTGGTCCTGGGACACCTCGGGAAGATAGTGGAAGTGGAATGGGTGATTATAATCTGGGTGGTTTTGGAGGCCCTGGTGAAAAT
- the LOC100649266 gene encoding single-stranded DNA-binding protein 3 isoform X6: MYSKGKGTTVPSDSQAREKLALYVYEYLLHVGAQKAAQTFLSEIRWEKNITLGEPPGFLHSWWCVFWDLYSAAPERRDSCEHSNEAKAFHDYGFVNSGYGVNGIAHNAGPAPSPIGQMPPNDGMPGGPMPPAFFPNNSTMRPSPPTHPSSQPSPQHPQPPPPPHSQMMSTQFMGPRYPAGPRPGVRMPQMGNDFNGPPGQPMMPNSMDPTRQGEAGEFVGWQAPPGMNPMNPRMNPPRGPGMGPMGPGSYGPGMRGPPPNSSLGPGGPGGPGMPPMSMAGPGGRQQWQPNTSTPMNYSSSSPGNYGGPPGSTGPPGPGTPIMPSPQDSSNSGGENMYTMMKPVPGGNMPGDFPMSGGPEGGPMGPMGPNTMGPVLNGDGLDGMKNSPANGGPGTPREDSGSGMGDYNLGGFGGPGENFF, encoded by the exons ATGTACTCGAAGGGGAAGGGGACTACGGTACCCTCAGATTCTCAAGCAAGAGAAAA gTTAGCCCTGTATGTGTACGAGTACTTATTACATGTTGGTGCACAAAAAGCGGCGCAGACATTTTTGTCAGAG ATACGATGGGAAAAAAATATCACTCTTGGTGAACCGCCTGGATTTTTGCATTCTTGGTGGTG tgTATTTTGGGACCTATATTCAGCAGCACCAGAACGAAGGGATTCCTGTGAACACAGCAATGAAGCCAAAGCTTTTCATGATTAT GGTTTTGTGAATAGCGGTTATGGTGTTAATGGTATTGCCCAT AATGCTGGTCCAGCGCCTTCACCTATAGGACAAATGCCACCCAATGATGGTATGCCTGGTGGTCCAATGCCTCCTGCTTTCTTTCCA AACAACTCGACAATGCGACCATCTCCGCCCACACACCCCTCATCACAGCCATCCCCCCAGCACCCCCAGCCACCCCCGCCTCCACACTCGCAGATGATGTCCACTCAG TTTATGGGTCCGAGATATCCTGCTGGTCCAAGACCTGGAGTGCGTATGCCACAAATGGGAAATGATTTTAATGgg ccaCCTGGACAACCAATGATGCCAAATAGTATGGACCCAACTAGGCAAG GCGAAGCTGGAGAATTTGTAGGGTGGCAAG cTCCTCCAGGCATGAATCCTATGAATCCAAGGATGAATCCTCCACGAGGACCAGGAATGGGTCCAATGGGACCGGGAAGTTATGGACCTGGAATGAGAGGACCACCACCTAATAGTAGTTTGGGACCTGGAGGTCCAGGAGGCCCTGGTATGCCACCAATGAGTATGGCTGGACCAGGGGGTAGACAACAATGGCAACCTAATACATCCACG ccAATGAATTATTCGTCATCATCACCTGGTAATTACGGAGGTCCACCTGGTTCAACAGGTCCTCCAGGTCCAGGTACACCAATTATGCCCAGCCCTCAAGATAGTAGTAATAGCGGTGGTGAAAATATGTATACCATGATGAAACCTGTACCTGGAGGAAATATGCCTGGT GACTTTCCAATGAGTGGTGGGCCAGAAGGTGGTCCGATGGGTCCTATGGGACCAAACACAATGGGTCCTGTGTTGAATGGTGATGGCCTTGATGGAATGAAAAACAGTCCAGCTAACGGTGGTCCTGGGACACCTCGGGAAGATAGTGGAAGTGGAATGGGTGATTATAATCTGGGTGGTTTTGGAGGCCCTGGTGAAAAT tttttttaa
- the LOC100649266 gene encoding single-stranded DNA-binding protein 3 isoform X5 — translation MLALYVYEYLLHVGAQKAAQTFLSEIRWEKNITLGEPPGFLHSWWCVFWDLYSAAPERRDSCEHSNEAKAFHDYGFVNSGYGVNGIAHNAGPAPSPIGQMPPNDGMPGGPMPPAFFPNNSTMRPSPPTHPSSQPSPQHPQPPPPPHSQMMSTQFMGPRYPAGPRPGVRMPQMGNDFNGPPGQPMMPNSMDPTRQGEAGEFVGWQAPPGMNPMNPRMNPPRGPGMGPMGPGSYGPGMRGPPPNSSLGPGGPGGPGMPPMSMAGPGGRQQWQPNTSTPMNYSSSSPGNYGGPPGSTGPPGPGTPIMPSPQDSSNSGGENMYTMMKPVPGGNMPGDFPMSGGPEGGPMGPMGPNTMGPVLNGDGLDGMKNSPANGGPGTPREDSGSGMGDYNLGGFGGPGENDQTESAAILKIKESMQEEAKRFEKDSDHPDYYIQ, via the exons at gTTAGCCCTGTATGTGTACGAGTACTTATTACATGTTGGTGCACAAAAAGCGGCGCAGACATTTTTGTCAGAG ATACGATGGGAAAAAAATATCACTCTTGGTGAACCGCCTGGATTTTTGCATTCTTGGTGGTG tgTATTTTGGGACCTATATTCAGCAGCACCAGAACGAAGGGATTCCTGTGAACACAGCAATGAAGCCAAAGCTTTTCATGATTAT GGTTTTGTGAATAGCGGTTATGGTGTTAATGGTATTGCCCAT AATGCTGGTCCAGCGCCTTCACCTATAGGACAAATGCCACCCAATGATGGTATGCCTGGTGGTCCAATGCCTCCTGCTTTCTTTCCA AACAACTCGACAATGCGACCATCTCCGCCCACACACCCCTCATCACAGCCATCCCCCCAGCACCCCCAGCCACCCCCGCCTCCACACTCGCAGATGATGTCCACTCAG TTTATGGGTCCGAGATATCCTGCTGGTCCAAGACCTGGAGTGCGTATGCCACAAATGGGAAATGATTTTAATGgg ccaCCTGGACAACCAATGATGCCAAATAGTATGGACCCAACTAGGCAAG GCGAAGCTGGAGAATTTGTAGGGTGGCAAG cTCCTCCAGGCATGAATCCTATGAATCCAAGGATGAATCCTCCACGAGGACCAGGAATGGGTCCAATGGGACCGGGAAGTTATGGACCTGGAATGAGAGGACCACCACCTAATAGTAGTTTGGGACCTGGAGGTCCAGGAGGCCCTGGTATGCCACCAATGAGTATGGCTGGACCAGGGGGTAGACAACAATGGCAACCTAATACATCCACG ccAATGAATTATTCGTCATCATCACCTGGTAATTACGGAGGTCCACCTGGTTCAACAGGTCCTCCAGGTCCAGGTACACCAATTATGCCCAGCCCTCAAGATAGTAGTAATAGCGGTGGTGAAAATATGTATACCATGATGAAACCTGTACCTGGAGGAAATATGCCTGGT GACTTTCCAATGAGTGGTGGGCCAGAAGGTGGTCCGATGGGTCCTATGGGACCAAACACAATGGGTCCTGTGTTGAATGGTGATGGCCTTGATGGAATGAAAAACAGTCCAGCTAACGGTGGTCCTGGGACACCTCGGGAAGATAGTGGAAGTGGAATGGGTGATTATAATCTGGGTGGTTTTGGAGGCCCTGGTGAAAAT